A DNA window from Brassica napus cultivar Da-Ae chromosome C1, Da-Ae, whole genome shotgun sequence contains the following coding sequences:
- the BNAC01G15960D gene encoding uncharacterized protein BNAC01G15960D yields MASEEVVVVEGERAGATIVYGAEECYKKSVELLEELGFPKGVMPLKNLVECGRVRDTGYVWMKQNTPYEHFFEGTNTRVSYGLEVTAYIDKCCMKKMTGVKSKQMFMWVPIAEMSMEEPKSKKIYFKTPMGIGKSYHVTAFMDEEEKRNFYLENPKK; encoded by the exons ATGGCGAGCGAGGAAGTCGTGGTGGTTGAAGGAGAGAGAGCAGGAGCTACGATCGTATATGGGGCGGAGGAGTGTTACAAGAAGTCGGTGGAGCTTCTAGAGGAGCTAGGGTTTCCAAAAGGTGTGATGCCTTTGAAGAACCTCGTTGAGTGTGGAAGAGTTAGAGACACGGGTTACGTGTGGATGAAGCAAAACACCCCTTATGAACATTTCTTCGAAGGCACCAACACTCGCGTTTCCTACGGTCTTGAGGTCACCGCCTATATCGACAAGTGTTGTATGAAGAAGATGACAG GCGTGAAGAGTAAGCAGATGTTTATGTGGGTACCGATTGCGGAGATGAGTATGGAGGAGCCAAAGAGCAAGAAGATTTACTTCAAGACTCCTATGGGAATCGGCAAGTCGTATCACGTTACCGCATTCATGGACGAGGAAGAGAAGCGCAACTTTTACTTGGAGAatcccaaaaaataa
- the LOC106376013 gene encoding probable lysophospholipase BODYGUARD 3 — MAVMMTRRAVTVAGRWLNEAVSFLVFCLLDIVDSLLCLVYKVADYVFEAEWKPCYCLSAKEPITETRGKILLSHNNGVSKILTLSPLQELSGRRSKIELEDISETLYTRPSLLSDLSVTELNKRFVKVSPSDSECSHHHYEKTLTKNKRRKTITKSSLTVNFTVVEMLREKIRPQNLSHDVSRWSDCDCGFCTSWASTSDKDHSLFVKTQIPKGIPAKEDVLFIHGFISSSAFWTETVFPSLSATSSAYRLFAVDLLGFGKSPKPADSLYTLREHVEMIEKSVLHKHNVKSFHIVAHSLGCILALDLAARHGDLIKSLTLLAPPYYPVPVGEKKPRQYVMKKVAPRKVWPPIALGASMAAWYEHISRTICLLICKHHRLWQFLAKLLTRNNRTVNFLIEGFMCHTHNAAWHTLHNIICGTGSKLDTYLDVVRDKLKCNVTIFHGEKDELIPIECSYNVKQRIPRARVKVIEKKDHITMVVGRQDEFARELQEIWKTSSF, encoded by the exons ATGGCTGTGATGATGACAAGAAGAGCAGTTACCGTAGCAGGTAGATGGCTTAATGAAGCCGTTAGCTTCCTTGTTTTCTGTCTCTTAGACATCGTCGATTCATTACTTTGTCTCGTCTACAAAGTAGCAGACTATGTTTTCGAAGCCGAGTGGAAGCCTTGTTATTGTTTATCGGCCAAGGAACCCATCACGGAGACTCGAGGAAAGATTCTCTTGTCTCACAATAATGGCGTATCTAAGATCCTTACCCTTTCTCCGCTTCAAGAACTCAG CGGACGACGTTCCAAGATTGAGCTGGAGGATATCTCCGAGACCCTTTACACACGTCCTTCTCTTCTTTCCGACCTCTCCGTTACCGAGCTCAATAAACGGTTCGTTAAAGTTTCTCCGTCCGACTCCGAGTGTAGCCACCATCATTATGAGAAGACTTTAACTAAGAACAAACGGAGGAAAACGATAACAAAGTCAAGCTTGACGGTGAACTTCACGGTCGTTGAGATGCTCCGGGAAAAGATCAGACCGCAGAATTTGAGCCACGATGTCTCTCGATGGTCGGATTGTGATTGTGGGTTCTGTACGTCATGGGCCTCTACTTCCGACAAAGATCACTCCCTCTTTGTCAAAACTCAAATACCAAAAG GGATACCAGCGAAAGAGGATGTCTTGTTCATCCATGGTTTCATATCTTCATCAGCGTTTTGGACTGAAACGGTGTTTCCAAGCTTGTCGGCTACATCCTCAGCTTATAGACTTTTCGCGGTGGATCTTCTAGGATTCGGAAAGAGCCCTAAGCCAGCTGATTCACTCTACACGTTGCGAGAACACGTAGAGATGATCGAAAAATCGGTCTTACACAAACACAATGTGAAGTCTTTCCACATTGTGGCTCACTCTTTGGGATGCATTTTGGCCCTTGACCTCGCGGCTAGACACGGTGATCTAATCAAGTCGCTCACCCTCCTTGCTCCG CCGTATTATCCGGTACCGGTGGGAGAGAAGAAGCCGAGGCAGTACGTAATGAAGAAGGTGGCGCCGAGGAAGGTTTGGCCGCCAATAGCTTTAGGAGCGTCGATGGCTGCTTGGTACGAACACATTAGCCGTACCATCTGTCTCCTCATCTGCAAACACCACCGTCTTTGGCAGTTCCTGGCTAAACTCTTGACCCGTAATAACAG GACAGTGAACTTTTTAATAGAAGGTTTTATGTGTCACACACACAACGCAGCGTGGCACACTCTACACAACATTATATGTGGAACAGGAAGCAAACTTGATACGTATCTGGATGTTGTACGAGATAAACTCAAGTGTAATGTGACTATCTTTCACGGAGAAAAAGACGAGCTCATCCCCATCGAGTGTAGCTACAACGTCAAACAGCGGATTCCTCGGGCACGTGTTAAAGTTATTGAGAAAAAAGATCATATCACAATGGTCGTTGGGAGACAGGATGAGTTTGCCAGAGAGCTCCAAGAGATTTGGAAGACTTCATCTTTCTGA
- the LOC106376014 gene encoding growth-regulating factor 8 isoform X2 produces the protein MMGTRAEHNKEDFVGCGFGFGVVEPSHREVMIPSPSYISPSSYSGSAGVTDPVFSASLAAADPFYTLSSSGEMGRSMSEKEGAAAFSESQWQELERQRNIYEYIMASLPVPPELLTPFPKHPSHTYHQDVAMAKVGSLKLGITSNASNNAADMEPWRCKRTDGKKWRCSRSAVPDQKYCERHTHKSRPRSRKHVESSQHHDTRTTKNASSHYAGTYPQLYGQPVNPFSNDHRCFTKEDDAYANLNPEVGPSRELKRGFDYDLNFRQNEPLVDQSFGALEGLLSPNRQETRRFFVEGDQDEAMGSSLTLSMAGGGMEEAERRRNQQHQWVSHEGPSWLCYTAPGGPLAEALFLGASNDPSASTTTSSCSRSSG, from the exons ATGATGGGGACAAGAGCAGAACATAATAAGGAAGATTTTGTTGGTTGTGGGTTTGGATTTGGAGTTGTAGAACCTTCCCACAGAGAAGTTATGATACCATCTCCATCATATATATCGCCTTCCTCTTACTCTGGTTCCGCTGGTGTTACCGACCCTGTCTTCTCTGCTTCCCTCGCAGCTGCAGACCCTTTTTACACCTTGAGCTCCTCAG GGGAGATGGGAAGAAGTATGAGTGAGAAGGAAGGTGCAGCAGCTTTCAGTGAATCTCAATGGCAGGAGCTTGAGAGGCAGAGGAATATATATGAGTACATTATGGCTTCTCTTCCTGTTCCTCCTGAGCTTCTCACTCCCTTTCCCAAGCACCCTTCCCACACTTACCATCAAGATG TGGCAATGGCCAAAGTAGGTTCTTTGAAGCTGGGGATTACTTCAAATGCAAGCAACAACGCGGCTGATATGGAGCCGTGGAGGTGCAAGAGAACAGATGGGAAGAAATGGAGATGCTCTAGAAGCGCGGTCCCTGATCAGAAATACTGTGAGAGACACACGCACAAGAGCCGTCCTCGTTCAAGAAAGCATGTGGAATCATCTCAACACCATGACACTCGCACCACTAAGAACGCTAGTAGCCACTATGCTGGGACTTATCCTCAGCTTTACGGACAACCCGTTAATCCATTTTCAAATGATCATAG GTGTTTTACGAAAGAAGACGATGCCTATGCAAATTTAAATCCAGAGGTTGGACCAAGCAGAGAGCTTAAACGTGGATTTGATTATGATCTAAACTTCAGGCAGAATGAGCCATTAGTAGACCAGAGCTTTGGAGCGTTGGAGGGTCTGTTGAGTCCAAACCGCCAAGAGACGAGGCGGTTTTTCGTAGAAGGGGATCAAGATGAAGCAATGGGAAGCTCTCTGACACTATCAATGGCAGGTGGAGGCATGGAGGAAGCGGAGAGGAGAAGAAACCAGCAGCACCAGTGGGTTAGTCATGAAGGACCATCATGGCTTTGTTACACAGCACCAGGTGGACCATTGGCTGAAGCACTGTTTCTTGGTGCCTCCAACGACCCAAGTGCTAGCACTACTACTAGTAGCTGCAGCAGAAGCTCAGgctaa
- the LOC106376014 gene encoding growth-regulating factor 8 isoform X1: MMGTRAEHNKEDFVGCGFGFGVVEPSHREVMIPSPSYISPSSYSGSAGVTDPVFSASLAAADPFYTLSSSGEMGRSMSEKEGAAAFSESQWQELERQRNIYEYIMASLPVPPELLTPFPKHPSHTYHQDVAMAKVGSLKLGITSNASNNAADMEPWRCKRTDGKKWRCSRSAVPDQKYCERHTHKSRPRSRKHVESSQHHDTRTTKNASSHYAGTYPQLYGQPVNPFSNDHREFRCFTKEDDAYANLNPEVGPSRELKRGFDYDLNFRQNEPLVDQSFGALEGLLSPNRQETRRFFVEGDQDEAMGSSLTLSMAGGGMEEAERRRNQQHQWVSHEGPSWLCYTAPGGPLAEALFLGASNDPSASTTTSSCSRSSG, from the exons ATGATGGGGACAAGAGCAGAACATAATAAGGAAGATTTTGTTGGTTGTGGGTTTGGATTTGGAGTTGTAGAACCTTCCCACAGAGAAGTTATGATACCATCTCCATCATATATATCGCCTTCCTCTTACTCTGGTTCCGCTGGTGTTACCGACCCTGTCTTCTCTGCTTCCCTCGCAGCTGCAGACCCTTTTTACACCTTGAGCTCCTCAG GGGAGATGGGAAGAAGTATGAGTGAGAAGGAAGGTGCAGCAGCTTTCAGTGAATCTCAATGGCAGGAGCTTGAGAGGCAGAGGAATATATATGAGTACATTATGGCTTCTCTTCCTGTTCCTCCTGAGCTTCTCACTCCCTTTCCCAAGCACCCTTCCCACACTTACCATCAAGATG TGGCAATGGCCAAAGTAGGTTCTTTGAAGCTGGGGATTACTTCAAATGCAAGCAACAACGCGGCTGATATGGAGCCGTGGAGGTGCAAGAGAACAGATGGGAAGAAATGGAGATGCTCTAGAAGCGCGGTCCCTGATCAGAAATACTGTGAGAGACACACGCACAAGAGCCGTCCTCGTTCAAGAAAGCATGTGGAATCATCTCAACACCATGACACTCGCACCACTAAGAACGCTAGTAGCCACTATGCTGGGACTTATCCTCAGCTTTACGGACAACCCGTTAATCCATTTTCAAATGATCATAG AGAGTTCAGGTGTTTTACGAAAGAAGACGATGCCTATGCAAATTTAAATCCAGAGGTTGGACCAAGCAGAGAGCTTAAACGTGGATTTGATTATGATCTAAACTTCAGGCAGAATGAGCCATTAGTAGACCAGAGCTTTGGAGCGTTGGAGGGTCTGTTGAGTCCAAACCGCCAAGAGACGAGGCGGTTTTTCGTAGAAGGGGATCAAGATGAAGCAATGGGAAGCTCTCTGACACTATCAATGGCAGGTGGAGGCATGGAGGAAGCGGAGAGGAGAAGAAACCAGCAGCACCAGTGGGTTAGTCATGAAGGACCATCATGGCTTTGTTACACAGCACCAGGTGGACCATTGGCTGAAGCACTGTTTCTTGGTGCCTCCAACGACCCAAGTGCTAGCACTACTACTAGTAGCTGCAGCAGAAGCTCAGgctaa